The following is a genomic window from Miscanthus floridulus cultivar M001 chromosome 14, ASM1932011v1, whole genome shotgun sequence.
gtaaTGCCATTGTCAAAtgtatgcttaacactagggtgttacattgagATCCACCTCGAGGcctctcaagccaccctcctCGCCGTCGAGGAAGAAACCAACGTTGCACGGGCATGGTTGGCTGAGTCCGacaccatggtggtgggtaagatggatTCCAAGAAAACCTCTGTTCTTATTTTCTCTTCCTTTGTCTTGATAATTTCTTTGTTTCTATGATtgccagccctgacggtgcagttggagaacctccaactggcGGTGAACGCGGCTACGGTGGCCGTCGACGCCTGTGGCCCCTTACTCATCAACCGTCTACATGATGCCCCGGCGCACACCCAgaagatcgccctccatggcatcCACCATGACGCAGCAATGGCCCTGGCTACGGCACAAGTCTAGACCAGGCACAAGCTCCGCACCATGGAGCCTAGCTTCCCGATGGCCGACGACCCCGACATGCACGAGGAGTTGATCGAGGACTTCGACGATGCGGCAACGACCATCATGGACATTACATCCACCCAGGATGTGATCAATAAagtttttgattagtttgtactaggaACAAACTATCAATGAATAAAATTTCTGCTTCTCTTTATGAATGCGtttccaaatctattgaaatataAATCTAATTGTCtttgtgtgtgtttttgctctataggtgatacatatcatattggcttttaccccttcggttTAACTTTcctttttgaactaaaggcgatacccacctggtaccggctattagagccgatgactaaacaaatcggctatcaagtattaatccaaacgctaggataatacatCTTTAGGAAATTTCCaatgattgctctatcaaactcctctttcCCTTCTAGTGTCtctaaaatataagcattactaggtgcacaatgtttaatccgataaggaccttcccaattaggtgaccatttgccaaacctgcTGTCTTTAGATCCAATCGGtaatcttagagcatctccaagagtatcctAAATCTCCTCCTAATCCTTGGTTTTAGTAAGATGAGAAAAAatccctctccaacaactcctaatataTCCTCCTAAAATTTATGCACTTGGGAAATTCTCTCCCATCGCGTGTAACTTTACACAAACTCAGCGTCACGCGAAAAGAGGTTTCCTGCACGGCTTCATCTTCGCGTGCCTTCGACGACTGCATTGCCTCCATGTGGCGCCACATGTAGGAGACAGAGCGTAGGCCCAAGCAGATGCTCACCTTCCACCTCAAGGTCATTGGCGACCTCGATAGGCTGCACTGCTTCATCGGCAACACCGCCGCACCGAACAACGGGTTCACCTCCGGTGGCGATGCTGCCAAGCCGCCCTCCACCACGGAGGGCGGCGAGAAGCGAGCTAGGATACTGCTCGACGATGACAACATGGTGGCGCTCAACCCTGAGGCTATCGACTTCGCCGTGTTCTACAGCAGCGGCGGCGTGTTCGGCGATGTTGCCGTGGATGCTGCCGTGGGATCTGCCGGAGACGGGTGCTCGTTTATGTTCGGCGGTGGGTACTGAGTGACGACCATGCACCACCCAGTGTCAGTCAGCAGCTTGGCCCTCTTGTGTTGCTATTTCTATAGACTTCTTGCTTGCCAATGCCATTGCGGCGTGCGTGGCCGCCGCTTGGAACGCCCAAGAGGCAAGACCGGCGGCAGCTGTCATATGGAAGCATGGCAGGGGCCTATAGTTAGCCCATGATGGATGATAATGATGTTATGTTCTGTCCATGCTCCAAGGATGTCTATTTGATGCTTTTGGTGGATCTAATATGATTTTATGGGCGTGTCCTGGAGCAGGAGGCGGCAGATGATGTCATCCACAGCAGCGCGGCTCATCTGCATCCTCGGTCGTCGTACGTAGGACGGACGATCCTGCTGCTACTTCTCCTTCACTCTCCTACTCGATCTAATAGTCTGCAAATTTGTGATCACAATTGTTCTGGTGAGATTCAATCTTTGTTCTTCggctttttaaaaaaattcatgtgtactTTAATTGCTAATTGTTTAGCGCTAAAATTATATAATCATCTATCACGCGGCGAGGTGGAGGATTTTTCTCAACATCATAGTCGATCTTGATTGATCTTTTGTTCAGAACTCATATCATGTGAGTGATCCATAATCGCATCTGAGAGTTCAATCGTGCAAgcgtaatttatttaattatttggcaTTGTGTTCTTTGTAATATTTATGCAGTTATGAAGAGAAACGGGACATTGCATCTCTTTTTCAGAAGCATGCAACAAAGAAGAAGGCTGCGCCAGCTGCTGCTACTTCTAATCCTGATCCGATTGAACCTGTGGTGGAAGAGCAGATTCATGAGAGAGTAGTTGAGGAAATTGTAAATCCTATGCCACCGCCACAACCGTCTTCACTACCACGAGTTTATGACACCAATCGCCTTCCACATGATCCAGGTGAAAGACATCCTATTCTAAAATATCCtgttaatgatcaagatgcaattCGAAGAGCATATATTATTAAAGGTCCATTCAAACCTTTTGCACATGATTTTCCAAAAAGAAAGATTTCAGATAGGGATCGGGGATTCAACTATTGTTGGATGTATAATAATGATTGGCTTGAGTATAGTATTAAGAAGGATGCTGTGTTTTGCTTCATATGCTATTTGTTCAAGAAGGGTACTGGGTCAGACACATTTACTGTTGATGGCTGGAAGAATTGGAATATAGGAGAGAAAGCACTTCGCAAACATATGGGTTCTAAGGCACATATTGCAGCTCAAGAGAGCTACATTGGTTTTACAAATCCCAAGGtagcaattgattataatattgacaAGTGGAGTGATGAGGATCTTCATCTTTATAAGAAAAGGTTGACTTATTCACTTAGGTGTATCAAGTTTTTTTTGCATCAAGGGTTGGCGTtttgtggacatgatgaaagtgaagaatctagcaacagagggaacttcattgaacttttgaAATTTTTTGCCAGAAATAGTGAAGAAGTGAAGAAGTATGTTTTGGACAATGCTCCAGGTAACTGTACCTTAACTAGCCCAGACATACAAAAGCAAATTATTCACTGTCATGCcctagaaactagaaagaaaataattgaagaacttggtgatgagccctatgcaattttagctgatgagtctagtgatatatcatataaagaacaactagctctttgcttgcgttatgttgataaattgggaaggccatgtgagcattttattggagttgttcatgtagatgatactacctcTTTATCACTTAAGGATGCAATTGAAGCTTTACTTGTTAGTCATGGCTTGACTATGACTCAAATCCATGGTCAAGGATATGATGGGGCTAGCaacatgaaaggagatattaaaggGTTGAAAACATTGATCATGCAAGAATCACCTTCTGCTTATTATATTCATTGTTTTGCTCATCAACTCCAATTGattcttgttgttgttgccaAGGGAAATACTGATTGCAAGACTTTTTTTGATCAAATATCTATCTTGTTGAATATTGTTGGAGTTTCATGTAATCGTCATGACATGCTTAGAAATGCTAGGCTTGAGAATGTCAAGAAAGCACTTGACTGTGGTGAAATTGAATCTAGGACTGGATTACATCAAGAGACGGGTTTGCCTAGGCCTAGAGATACTCGATGGGGATCTCATTACAAAACTGTATGCATCATCATTACTATGTATGAAGCAATCCATGATGTACTGGTTGATCTTGGGGATGATCCTGCATATAAGGATGATTGGACCAAAATACATCTTGTGACCGGAGCGTTTGAGAactttgagtttgttttctttgcacacttaatgtatgttattcttggatatacaaatgagttatctgagtgtttgcaaagaagggaccaagatattcttaatgcaataTCACTTGTTAATATGGCAAAGAAAAGAATGCAAAAATTGAGGTCTGATGGTTGGGATAATTTTCTTGAGAAGGTCACTTCATTTTGCTAtaaacatggtgttgaagttcCTGCTATGGATGGTGATTATGTTCCTTATGGAAAATCAGCAAGGAAAGCTCGTGCCCAAAAGCAAACCAATGATGACCACTTTAGAAGAGAAGTATAtattggtgtcattgatcaaataAGTCAAGAACTTGATAATCGGTTTGATGAGATTAATATGGAGTTGTTGTCTTGTATGTCAGCCTTCAGTCCTTCCAAGTCATTTGCTTATTTTGATGCACAGAAGCTACGTAGACTAGCTGAGTTCTACCCAAAGAAGTTCtcaaataataatttgctcaaacttgagttgcagctagataattatattgatgacatgagacatgatgatagcttcaaaggtctagacaatattgttgatctcttagttaagcttgttgaaacaaagaggcACAAAGTGTATGATATGGTTTATGAGCTCCTCAAATTGGTATTACTTCTACCTGTGGCAACAGCAAGTGTTGAAAGAGTATTTTCTGCAATGGTTTTTGTGAAAACAAAGTTAAGAAATAAGATGGGAGATAGTCTTCTAGATGACCGTCTAGTCACTTTCattgagcgggatattttctttaaagtcgatgaagatgatataatcaatACATTTATGTCCCTTCGAAAGCGTCGAATAAAATAGTCACAAAAATAGCATTGTAAGTCTCTGGTTCTCTTTTATGCcatatttcaattattgatatggcttttgaactatttatactatacttagtggatggtttgaacttaatccatgaatttaagccttattgTGTTATTTAGTGCATATATACCGAATCATGTTGTCAATTTTACAATTATTATCGAATTGCTGAAATGGATTTACCGAATTGTATATGAAATTTTTTTGATGGCATACCCTGAGAaaaaatcctagattcgccactgaATGTGACCGTATCTAGAAAATTATGTCTCACACAGTTACGCACAGACTATCATATGATATGATCTTCAGCAGTATTATCACTAGGACAGCCCAAATATTGATTGTGATTAGAAGTTTTGGTGCTCAGTAATGTGATGAATTGCTGCCATAATGCGATGAATTGCTACCATTGATGACAAACCCCGGCTTTATTTATCTATCACAGGGTATTTGAAAAATCCGAGGCATCAGCTTGTATGAACCGCCAGAATCATACTGCAATGCAAAAAAAGATGGACTTAACTATCTCAAGGTCATGTCAGGAAGGTGCACAGCAACCGACCGCTTTGAGAGGGATGACATGATCCCCTCATTCAGCTGTACTAGGATGGCAAATCAAATCCATCTGGGAATGGAGATCGGACGGGGGACTGGGATTGGGATTAGTAGCTGGGCTGCCTGTACTAGGATGGCAGACGTGGTCTTCTAGTGGTGGTTCGCTGCTACCTTCTCGGAGATGCCGCCGGTGGGCTTAGTGGCGGGGGCGCCGGTGTGTGCCTTCTACTGCCATGGAGATGAGCGCGAAGGCGTGGTGGGGGGCGCAGGAGACGGCACCATGGATCCGGCTGCCCTCGCCTGAGCTGCTGTAGATCTGGCCGCCCACACCTGAGCACGAGCCGTTGGAGCACCTCATTGTGGCAAGCATGGAGGAGCCCAACTTGGCGGCGCCCGTCGGagcggagagggagaggaggcatAGAGAAAACAAAGGTGGGGCGAGGTGTCGTGGCCTCCACAGATCTTCGGCCTGGAGATCTGGCGGCAGCCGTGGAGGAGGGTTGTattagtggcggcggcggcggaggaggaggacggtAGCAGTGGAGCAGATGAGACGAGAAATGAGGTGTTCGGACTTTGGGAGATACGGAACAGGAGGAGGGCGATGGGATCCGAACTTGAGTTGCGTATCCGCTGCAATGAATAATTTTTTTTGGGTCCGAGCCCTTACTCAGTGACGAAAGTTTGTCCACAAGTCACTAATATCTTACCTAGATTTCACGGTCATATATTGGTGACGCGTTTTCTATAGCCACGTCTAACGTACATGCCTCCAAGAGATGCGAGTGACTCGTCTTCACTGAACACGTCTCAGATTTCATGTTAGTGACGCGTTTTGTTTCTGAGTCACTAAAATTGGTGTCTCCTTCAGCTAGCTGTTGCAATCGACGATACCAGCACCTCGTCGCCACCAACGCCGACGTCTCGTAATGTACGCACGGACCGTCGTGTCCGGCCGTATGAAAATGATCCGACCGCCGGCCATCATTCGCGTGCACGCACGGACTGCCCGGTTGTCCTTTTGGCCTGTAGTGTCTCCTTCGTGTAGCTCTAGGTAGGTACTAGGTACGTACGTACGGGCGACAGAGGTACGGCCGGTGTTGATTCATTGCCCAATATACTACACTGCTACAGTACTTGCATTTAGTATATGAGTGCTGATAGTGCTTAGTACTGTATGTATGCCAAGAGTGatatatagatcatgttcagttgaCTTGAAAAACGGTTTACGCTgacgctgatttgttgtgagaaaaaaaaaacattattaTTTCAATGAAACAGTacaagctgataagttcaagctgATAAGTTCGAATAAGTTCGAACGAGCAGGCCCAACTCTCACGACCGCACTACCGACCAGCGCTGGCCCGGTGTACGTTGTAACGCGATCTCCAGCAGGAGATAATTGTGTGGTACGTCCGTGTACCGTGCGTGTACGTACGTACACATCAATGTACAGACAACCTATgtcgtatgtatgtatgtatgcatgcatgcatgcatgcatgcatgcatgtatgtacGTATGTACAGAGATCG
Proteins encoded in this region:
- the LOC136503583 gene encoding uncharacterized protein, encoding MDDNDVIYEEKRDIASLFQKHATKKKAAPAAATSNPDPIEPVVEEQIHERVVEEIVNPMPPPQPSSLPRVYDTNRLPHDPGERHPILKYPVNDQDAIRRAYIIKGPFKPFAHDFPKRKISDRDRGFNYCWMYNNDWLEYSIKKDAVFCFICYLFKKGTGSDTFTVDGWKNWNIGEKALRKHMGSKAHIAAQESYIGFTNPKVAIDYNIDKWSDEDLHLYKKRLTYSLRCIKFFLHQGLAFCGHDESEESSNRGNFIELLKFFARNSEEVKKYVLDNAPDDTTSLSLKDAIEALLVSHGLTMTQIHGQGYDGASNMKGDIKGLKTLIMQESPSAYYIHCFAHQLQLILVVVAKGNTDCKTFFDQISILLNIVGVSCNRHDMLRNARLENVKKALDCGEIESRTGLHQETGLPRPRDTRWGSHYKTVCIIITMYEAIHDVLVDLGDDPAYKDDWTKIHLVTGAFENFEFVFFAHLMYVILGYTNELSECLQRRDQDILNAISLVNMAKKRMQKLRSDGWDNFLEKVTSFCYKHGVEVPAMDGDYVPYGKSARKARAQKQTNDDHFRREVYIGVIDQISQELDNRFDEINMELLSCMSAFSPSKSFAYFDAQKLRRLAEFYPKKFSNNNLLKLELQLDNYIDDMRHDDSFKGLDNIVDLLVKLVETKRHKVYDMVYELLKLVLLLPVATASVERVFSAMVFVKTKLRNKMGDSLLDDRLVTFIERDIFFKVDEDDIINTFMSLRKRRIK